One genomic window of uncultured delta proteobacterium includes the following:
- the cpxR gene encoding Transcriptional regulatory protein CpxR yields MSKLLIIDDDRELQDLLAEYLGEQGFTCARAEDAATGLRRIEEEAWDAVILDIMLPGMNGLALLQRIRASETGRMLPVLMLTAKGNEVDRVVGLEMGADDYLAKPFSARELTARVRALIRRSAPIAGAAGETGRTRETAGGLVISKTGLSVTVDGKLVELTVPEMRLLEMLVMEPGKPVDRNLLCNAIFGHPAYPYDRSLDMLVSRLRKRLGPRRDGGDRIKAVRGEGYVYLAAGEAQ; encoded by the coding sequence ATGTCCAAGTTGCTGATTATCGACGATGACCGGGAGTTGCAGGACCTTCTTGCCGAATACCTCGGGGAGCAGGGGTTTACCTGCGCGCGCGCGGAAGACGCGGCGACGGGCCTGCGGCGCATTGAGGAAGAGGCGTGGGACGCGGTCATTCTGGATATCATGCTGCCCGGCATGAACGGGCTCGCCTTGCTGCAACGCATCCGCGCGAGCGAAACCGGGCGCATGCTGCCCGTGCTCATGCTGACCGCCAAGGGCAACGAGGTGGACCGCGTCGTGGGCCTGGAAATGGGGGCGGATGATTACCTTGCGAAACCGTTCAGCGCCAGGGAACTCACGGCGCGGGTCCGCGCCCTTATCCGGCGTTCGGCCCCGATCGCCGGGGCGGCCGGGGAGACCGGCCGGACGCGGGAGACGGCGGGCGGGCTCGTTATCAGCAAAACCGGGCTCAGCGTGACGGTTGACGGCAAGCTCGTGGAACTCACCGTTCCCGAAATGCGGCTCCTGGAAATGCTCGTCATGGAGCCGGGCAAACCGGTGGACAGAAACCTGTTGTGCAACGCGATTTTCGGGCATCCGGCCTATCCGTACGACCGCAGCCTGGATATGCTGGTGAGCCGGCTGCGCAAACGGCTCGGCCCCCGGCGGGACGGCGGGGACCGGATAAAGGCCGTCCGGGGCGAAGGCTACGTCTACCTGGCCGCCGGGGAGGCGCAATGA
- a CDS encoding putative Histidine kinase (Evidence 3 : Function proposed based on presence of conserved amino acid motif, structural feature or limited homology; Product type pe : putative enzyme), whose translation MRTAKPRRHPVPSLDMQAFFASDSPCRSVPGLAFWELDLASRQVSYAPDWDVSLGLKAGPQPGADLEWWWQRVYEKDKAAFRKACVDCAAGNRPVFEITLRILRMDAKTAWLQVKGKALLNASGFATRIAGYVSDVTNLRADQHFLPHMDDDAETYRAMLENSPDMIVRFDRNFLPLYANRATSRYLNINTPSLGPGLYDEVGIAWESRVFLRRCIVSVFADGGIIKETVSVHSAVRGQVTAEFYFGPEFAPDGTVRTVICQVRDRSAQTRMEQALRLNEERLDALYRLTQMQEAPEREIIGFVLEQIALLTRSRHSYLFFPGAGKGGRGRIHWSQSMQDLVGAAALPTDTMPHECCGREHGFHGEVTAPCFVNISDEEGGHEVFGVLTVKRYILLPVFEDNRVVCIASVCNKDKDYDEADLRQMQLFINGVWLVLRRTRSVHDLKTAKEAAEEASRVKSQFLANVSHELRTPLNGMLGMLQLLQLSPLSEEQRGYAQAAGLSGETLLRIISDILDYSRMESGKMDLAAAPFDLRATLLSTMALFAAEADRKGLDVAVRLDDNLPRALLGDDARVRQIVFNLVGNALKFTEAGGIALECSLLGHTAKGKAWVYFAVRDTGIGIPAHAHGAVFDAFTQLDTSRTRKYPGTGLGLGIVKRLVRMMGGTLALDSEVGEGTAVHCVLPFERAGDLQARRRGPAGHSDESLDILVAEDDPVSRFAVQSFLRRTKHRVVCVTDGMQALEALRLHPFDCLFTDIQMPFMDGLELVRRIRQGASADVTPGPAAVAAVAAVIPGVGPDVDPERLAAVPRDLQVTALTAHAMTGDKELFLDMGMDMYLSKPIDMEELHAVLARMAKRSPPGP comes from the coding sequence ATGCGAACAGCAAAGCCTCGTCGGCATCCCGTCCCTTCTCTTGACATGCAGGCTTTCTTCGCTTCGGATTCTCCCTGCCGGTCCGTCCCCGGTCTGGCCTTCTGGGAGCTTGATCTTGCCAGCCGGCAGGTCTCCTATGCGCCGGACTGGGATGTTTCGCTCGGTCTGAAAGCCGGGCCTCAGCCGGGCGCGGACCTGGAGTGGTGGTGGCAGCGGGTTTATGAAAAGGATAAAGCAGCGTTCCGCAAAGCCTGCGTGGATTGTGCCGCCGGAAACCGGCCCGTTTTTGAAATCACCCTGCGCATACTCCGGATGGATGCCAAAACGGCCTGGCTGCAAGTCAAGGGCAAGGCCCTGCTTAATGCAAGCGGATTCGCCACCCGCATCGCCGGCTATGTTTCCGATGTCACGAACCTGCGAGCCGACCAGCATTTTTTGCCGCATATGGATGACGACGCGGAAACATACCGGGCCATGCTGGAAAATTCTCCCGACATGATCGTGCGCTTTGACCGCAATTTTCTCCCTTTATACGCCAACCGCGCCACCAGCCGGTACCTGAACATAAACACGCCGTCTCTGGGACCGGGCCTCTATGACGAGGTGGGCATCGCCTGGGAGTCCAGGGTTTTTCTCCGGCGTTGCATTGTCAGTGTTTTCGCGGATGGGGGCATAATCAAGGAAACCGTGAGCGTTCACTCCGCCGTGCGCGGCCAGGTGACCGCCGAGTTCTATTTCGGGCCGGAATTCGCTCCGGACGGCACGGTCAGGACGGTTATCTGCCAGGTGCGCGACCGCAGCGCGCAGACGCGTATGGAACAGGCGTTGCGGCTGAATGAAGAGCGGCTTGACGCCCTGTATCGCCTGACGCAGATGCAGGAGGCTCCCGAGCGGGAAATTATCGGCTTTGTTCTGGAGCAGATAGCGTTGCTGACCAGGAGCAGGCACAGCTATCTGTTTTTTCCCGGCGCGGGCAAGGGGGGAAGGGGGCGCATCCACTGGTCGCAAAGCATGCAGGACCTGGTCGGCGCGGCCGCTTTGCCCACGGATACAATGCCGCATGAATGCTGCGGCCGCGAGCATGGCTTCCACGGCGAAGTAACGGCCCCGTGCTTTGTGAATATAAGCGACGAGGAGGGAGGGCATGAGGTTTTCGGCGTATTAACCGTCAAACGCTATATCCTCCTGCCTGTTTTCGAAGATAACCGCGTGGTCTGCATCGCTTCCGTCTGCAATAAAGACAAGGATTACGACGAGGCCGACCTGCGCCAGATGCAGTTGTTCATCAACGGCGTATGGCTGGTGCTGCGGCGCACCCGTTCCGTGCATGACCTGAAAACCGCGAAGGAAGCCGCGGAAGAGGCCAGCCGGGTCAAAAGCCAGTTTTTGGCCAACGTCAGTCACGAGCTGCGCACCCCGCTCAACGGCATGCTCGGCATGCTGCAGCTTTTGCAGTTATCGCCGCTGTCCGAGGAGCAGCGGGGGTATGCGCAGGCAGCCGGCCTTTCCGGCGAGACTCTGTTGCGTATTATTTCCGATATCTTGGACTATTCGCGCATGGAATCGGGCAAGATGGACCTGGCCGCCGCCCCGTTTGACCTGCGCGCGACGCTGCTTTCCACCATGGCGCTGTTTGCCGCTGAAGCGGACCGCAAGGGCCTGGATGTGGCCGTCCGCCTTGACGACAATCTGCCGCGGGCGTTGCTGGGCGATGACGCCCGGGTGCGGCAAATCGTCTTCAACCTGGTGGGTAATGCGTTAAAGTTCACGGAGGCGGGCGGCATCGCCCTTGAGTGTTCGCTCCTCGGCCATACGGCGAAGGGCAAGGCCTGGGTTTATTTTGCCGTGCGGGATACGGGAATCGGCATCCCGGCACATGCGCACGGCGCTGTTTTTGACGCCTTCACGCAGTTGGACACGTCCAGAACCCGCAAGTATCCGGGTACCGGTCTCGGGCTCGGCATTGTCAAACGCCTGGTCCGGATGATGGGCGGCACCCTGGCGCTGGACAGTGAAGTCGGCGAAGGCACGGCCGTTCACTGCGTTCTGCCGTTTGAGCGGGCGGGGGATCTGCAGGCGCGGCGCCGGGGTCCGGCAGGGCACTCCGACGAGAGCCTGGATATCCTTGTGGCGGAGGATGATCCGGTCAGCCGCTTTGCCGTCCAGTCGTTTTTACGGCGCACAAAGCACCGCGTCGTGTGCGTGACCGACGGGATGCAGGCGCTGGAAGCGTTGCGCCTGCATCCTTTTGACTGCCTGTTCACGGATATCCAGATGCCGTTCATGGACGGGCTGGAACTGGTGCGGCGCATCCGCCAGGGCGCGTCCGCCGACGTAACGCCGGGACCGGCGGCCGTGGCCGCCGTGGCCGCCGTCATCCCGGGCGTGGGGCCGGACGTGGATCCGGAACGCCTTGCCGCCGTCCCGCGGGACTTGCAGGTAACCGCGCTCACGGCTCACGCCATGACCGGCGACAAGGAGCTTTTCCTGGACATGGGCATGGACATGTACTTGTCCAAACCCATTGATATGGAAGAACTGCACGCCGTGCTGGCGCGGATGGCAAAGCGTTCCCCTCCGGGCCCGTAA
- a CDS encoding hypothetical protein (Evidence 5 : No homology to any previously reported sequences), which produces MYCSDAPKQGLVHTIVKNNIYNNFQFFWDYFVERHTTSAACRKNNGIGLDLKTRNLY; this is translated from the coding sequence TTGTACTGTTCCGATGCCCCGAAGCAGGGGCTTGTTCATACCATCGTCAAAAACAATATTTACAATAATTTCCAATTTTTCTGGGACTATTTTGTGGAAAGGCATACCACCAGCGCGGCATGCCGCAAAAACAATGGTATTGGCCTTGACCTCAAAACACGCAATCTATATTAA
- a CDS encoding hypothetical protein (Evidence 5 : No homology to any previously reported sequences) has product MRKNKNVEYSITPWILMVTPKVFKPPFLLFQATLRRSYTVCAAHIPGPRPFSVSFMIVLFRCPEAGACSYHRQKQYLQ; this is encoded by the coding sequence ATGCGTAAAAATAAGAACGTGGAGTATAGCATAACTCCGTGGATTCTTATGGTGACGCCCAAGGTCTTTAAACCGCCGTTCCTGCTCTTTCAGGCAACGCTGCGGCGTTCTTATACCGTGTGCGCGGCGCACATCCCCGGTCCGCGGCCGTTTTCTGTCTCTTTTATGATTGTACTGTTCCGATGCCCCGAAGCAGGGGCTTGTTCATACCATCGTCAAAAACAATATTTACAATAA
- a CDS encoding hypothetical protein (Evidence 5 : No homology to any previously reported sequences): MKGMIKTKFVGVYRYVSDTKRFDGKPDECFYYSYRDEDKKFRWHKVGWRSEKVTAQYAADKRSEFMVATRNGEKPKQTRKEKGITLGKGFDVFEDKWFPNLKNNGADIALRYRVHTAPLFADTPIDKITPLALEDYKLALFRKGLAPATVRLILGDMRNVINKLKKWGLFKGDSPFEQVDMPKVDNARTRFLSRNEADLLLETINTHSRKWFLISTIALNTGARLGEVTGTRIHDLQHETRVWQIKGKTGRRSITLNDAAWNAFMEALEMRQRIIVFTSGLVDQATIDFVSQETGLFPTDVCYLHLECVDMERGLITYRRRNSAKYKTYRITEAVRPVFEEWVGKCSSDLVFTGRGGKRIGSNKTKTFDRSASECGLNPAGIDSLDKVVFHTLRHTYCSWEAIKGTPLFKIARLVGHKTTTMTERYSHLCPITESQNLISKDADSTMEQLNSILTHLIKEKGIEQLPQSVIDWLAKVG, translated from the coding sequence ATGAAAGGCATGATCAAGACCAAGTTTGTTGGGGTATATCGCTATGTTAGCGACACAAAACGCTTCGACGGCAAGCCCGATGAGTGTTTTTATTACAGTTACCGGGATGAGGACAAAAAATTCCGCTGGCATAAGGTCGGCTGGCGTAGCGAAAAAGTTACCGCCCAATATGCTGCGGACAAGCGTAGCGAATTTATGGTCGCTACCCGGAACGGGGAAAAACCCAAGCAAACGCGAAAAGAAAAGGGAATCACCCTTGGTAAAGGGTTCGATGTTTTTGAGGATAAGTGGTTTCCGAATCTCAAAAACAACGGCGCTGATATTGCGCTTCGATACCGCGTCCATACGGCTCCGCTGTTTGCAGATACGCCGATAGACAAAATTACTCCCCTGGCTTTGGAAGATTACAAACTTGCCCTGTTCAGAAAAGGACTCGCTCCGGCCACCGTGCGCCTCATTCTTGGCGACATGCGGAACGTGATCAACAAGCTCAAAAAATGGGGGTTGTTCAAGGGCGACAGTCCTTTTGAACAGGTGGACATGCCCAAAGTGGATAACGCCCGCACCAGATTCCTGTCCAGAAATGAAGCCGACTTGCTTCTGGAGACAATAAACACGCACAGCCGCAAATGGTTTTTGATTTCCACCATAGCTTTGAATACCGGAGCCAGGCTCGGTGAAGTGACCGGCACCAGGATTCACGATTTGCAACATGAAACGCGGGTCTGGCAGATTAAGGGGAAAACCGGGCGACGCAGCATCACCCTGAATGATGCGGCCTGGAACGCTTTCATGGAAGCTCTGGAAATGCGGCAAAGGATTATCGTCTTTACGAGCGGGCTTGTGGATCAGGCCACCATAGACTTTGTTTCCCAAGAAACGGGCCTCTTTCCCACGGACGTATGCTATCTCCATCTGGAGTGCGTAGACATGGAACGCGGCCTTATTACCTACCGGAGAAGAAACAGCGCAAAATACAAAACCTATCGCATTACGGAGGCCGTCAGGCCGGTATTTGAAGAATGGGTCGGCAAATGCTCTTCTGACTTGGTATTTACCGGGCGTGGCGGAAAGCGAATCGGCAGCAACAAAACGAAAACCTTTGACCGCTCCGCAAGTGAATGCGGCCTCAACCCTGCCGGAATTGATTCGCTTGATAAAGTCGTTTTCCATACGTTGCGGCATACATATTGTTCCTGGGAAGCCATCAAGGGAACGCCCTTGTTCAAGATCGCCCGTCTTGTCGGACACAAAACCACTACAATGACGGAACGATATTCTCACCTATGCCCGATTACCGAATCACAAAACCTGATCAGTAAAGATGCCGACTCCACTATGGAGCAGTTGAACTCGATCCTCACCCACCTGATCAAAGAAAAGGGCATCGAGCAGCTTCCGCAGTCCGTCATTGATTGGCTGGCAAAGGTTGGCTAA
- a CDS encoding conserved hypothetical protein (Evidence 4 : Homologs of previously reported genes of unknown function), producing MPSKDFFPSTKEELERYLEMEQMSARIQAELNGKLSTVLARMDSMQDTFERTLGPLAISVQEIEEIKRKVNLAPEEVERVYGLNAATLANQRTKATGPPYIKVGGRVLYPQKELQKYLNDREILTNDD from the coding sequence ATGCCGTCCAAAGACTTTTTCCCCTCCACCAAGGAAGAGCTTGAACGCTATTTGGAAATGGAACAAATGAGCGCCAGGATTCAGGCCGAACTCAACGGAAAGCTAAGTACCGTCCTGGCCCGTATGGACTCCATGCAGGATACTTTTGAACGGACGCTCGGCCCTCTGGCGATTTCCGTACAGGAGATTGAAGAGATCAAAAGGAAGGTCAACCTTGCCCCGGAAGAGGTTGAAAGGGTTTATGGGCTGAACGCCGCGACCCTGGCGAACCAAAGAACCAAGGCCACAGGCCCGCCGTATATAAAAGTAGGGGGCAGAGTTCTCTACCCCCAAAAGGAATTGCAAAAATATCTCAATGACCGCGAGATATTGACCAATGACGATTAG
- a CDS encoding hypothetical protein (Evidence 5 : No homology to any previously reported sequences), with protein sequence MTRQQSEKMKAYEEKAKELVSLTLNVCEEQLMQPVEPTPLQGDALASAAMSVRESVNTFIAVSRLSAGEK encoded by the coding sequence ATGACGCGGCAACAGTCGGAAAAGATGAAGGCATACGAGGAAAAGGCGAAAGAGCTAGTGTCCTTGACGCTCAACGTGTGCGAGGAACAGTTGATGCAGCCCGTGGAGCCAACCCCGCTCCAGGGGGATGCTCTGGCCTCTGCCGCAATGAGTGTTCGGGAGTCCGTGAACACGTTTATCGCCGTATCCCGGCTTTCTGCCGGAGAAAAATAG
- a CDS encoding Immune-induced peptide 23: MKGDDFSQKVERAFVELIVERAENKNLKKGEFAAQVWPEMSPKAAASRWTSVRTRASNTGKPQSVSIADAHRMAAVIGRELSHLVAVATERASGQK; encoded by the coding sequence ATGAAGGGTGATGATTTCTCCCAAAAGGTCGAGCGGGCCTTTGTCGAACTCATTGTGGAAAGAGCGGAGAATAAGAACTTAAAAAAAGGCGAGTTCGCTGCACAGGTCTGGCCGGAAATGTCGCCAAAGGCGGCGGCTTCGCGCTGGACTTCCGTGCGAACTCGGGCGTCCAATACGGGCAAGCCGCAATCTGTTTCGATTGCTGATGCTCACCGCATGGCAGCGGTGATAGGAAGAGAGTTAAGCCATCTGGTGGCGGTTGCGACAGAACGAGCCAGCGGGCAGAAATAA
- a CDS encoding hypothetical protein (Evidence 5 : No homology to any previously reported sequences) produces the protein MADAVNSLFAQFGSHEKVAEILGYTPRHYRKIRRKIERGEELPPRIEVLLDTKLRDIQRSCESEHVSR, from the coding sequence ATGGCTGACGCGGTTAATTCGCTTTTTGCTCAATTCGGGTCGCATGAGAAAGTAGCTGAAATACTTGGATATACTCCAAGACATTACAGGAAAATACGGAGAAAAATCGAAAGAGGTGAAGAACTCCCCCCGCGCATTGAGGTGTTGTTGGACACAAAACTGCGCGACATTCAGCGTTCTTGCGAGTCCGAGCATGTCTCACGGTAA
- a CDS encoding hypothetical protein (Evidence 5 : No homology to any previously reported sequences): protein MSHGKPIKRREARMEFAACADEIQAMLARCCTKRFIHAELTSKGHFTMAYVTFCQILQLAEKRGFDYQNLFHSPQKDGKTPSPAPGQISSPPPAPKTLPSSGPRIVNTTKESFPNPRDMRPEDGI, encoded by the coding sequence ATGTCTCACGGTAAGCCCATAAAGCGCAGAGAAGCGCGTATGGAGTTCGCCGCTTGCGCGGACGAGATACAGGCCATGCTTGCCCGATGCTGCACCAAAAGGTTTATCCATGCGGAATTGACGAGCAAGGGGCATTTTACAATGGCCTACGTCACCTTCTGCCAGATTTTGCAGTTGGCTGAAAAACGGGGATTTGACTACCAGAATCTTTTCCATTCTCCCCAAAAGGACGGCAAAACGCCTTCTCCCGCGCCCGGTCAAATCTCCAGCCCGCCGCCAGCCCCCAAGACACTCCCGTCCTCCGGCCCCCGGATCGTCAATACAACCAAAGAATCGTTTCCCAATCCGCGCGACATGCGCCCGGAAGACGGCATTTAA
- the traL gene encoding Protein TraL — protein sequence MATVHFIQQGKGGVGKSMIASILYQTLGLLGKKVAAFDTDPVNATLAGFQEFEVTCLDILKQGDIDPRQFDTLIDKIMEQGPETHVIVDNGASSFLALNSYIKENGIIGILEESGHSVFFHSVITGGQAIADTVLGLRSLALGFPETPIVVWLNPYFGEIVMDGMSFEEFKVYQEFQNQFHAVITIPQGNKATIGKDLETMFAKRLSFKNAIESSQSIVVRSRLQRYRNELVEAVTSAALV from the coding sequence ATGGCAACAGTGCATTTCATTCAGCAAGGCAAGGGCGGCGTAGGTAAATCCATGATTGCGTCAATTCTGTATCAGACATTGGGGCTGCTCGGTAAAAAGGTTGCCGCCTTTGATACTGACCCGGTAAACGCTACGCTGGCCGGATTTCAGGAATTTGAGGTGACGTGCCTTGATATTCTGAAACAGGGAGATATTGACCCGCGCCAGTTTGACACGCTGATTGACAAGATCATGGAGCAAGGGCCGGAAACTCACGTCATTGTTGATAATGGCGCTTCCTCTTTCCTCGCCCTCAACAGTTATATCAAGGAAAACGGTATCATCGGGATTCTGGAAGAATCCGGGCATTCTGTCTTTTTCCATTCGGTGATCACGGGCGGGCAAGCCATTGCGGATACGGTTCTCGGTTTGCGCTCCCTGGCTCTCGGTTTCCCTGAAACGCCCATTGTGGTCTGGCTGAACCCCTACTTCGGGGAAATCGTCATGGATGGAATGTCATTTGAAGAATTTAAGGTGTATCAAGAATTTCAAAATCAATTCCACGCCGTGATCACTATCCCCCAAGGCAATAAAGCCACCATCGGTAAAGACCTGGAAACCATGTTCGCCAAGCGTTTGAGTTTCAAAAACGCGATTGAGTCCAGTCAGTCCATAGTGGTGCGCTCCCGCTTGCAACGCTACCGGAACGAGTTGGTGGAAGCCGTGACCAGCGCGGCTCTTGTCTAG
- a CDS encoding conserved hypothetical protein (Evidence 4 : Homologs of previously reported genes of unknown function), with amino-acid sequence MSQENPPIVDAPAAQAADAPTPLETELGKAPGVGLTLEQIRSVVSKAHDVMLPKDDATLMIATILNAYLTEVDKLQARHEKGLTRLMAEKTDEYVSGVQAAVNQLSTSLSSASVEGIRKVFDDHAATLKTFKSNVYLAAVIVGMSALLNVAVFILKAVH; translated from the coding sequence ATGTCGCAAGAAAATCCTCCTATTGTGGACGCTCCCGCCGCGCAAGCGGCTGACGCGCCTACTCCCCTTGAAACGGAATTGGGTAAAGCGCCGGGCGTGGGCCTCACGCTAGAGCAAATCCGCTCCGTGGTTTCCAAGGCCCATGACGTGATGCTACCGAAAGACGATGCCACGCTGATGATCGCCACAATCCTCAATGCCTATTTGACGGAAGTGGACAAGCTCCAGGCCCGGCATGAAAAGGGGCTGACCCGGCTCATGGCCGAAAAGACGGACGAGTATGTTTCTGGCGTACAAGCGGCGGTAAACCAGCTTTCCACAAGCCTTTCCTCGGCTTCGGTTGAAGGTATTCGCAAGGTCTTTGACGATCACGCGGCCACGCTGAAAACCTTCAAGAGCAATGTCTACCTTGCCGCCGTGATCGTGGGCATGTCCGCGCTGCTGAATGTGGCCGTCTTTATATTGAAGGCGGTGCATTGA
- the trbB gene encoding Conjugal transfer protein TrbB, producing MMLRACDDPRLLAGLRHSCGPVFMDALENPEVIEIMLNPDGTLWIEKYGQDHECVSTIEPAKGRLILSQVASGLNLTVNERSPIVEGEFPLDGSRFEGTFPPIVGPGPSFSLRKKASRVFTLQEYLASGSITARVIDIIHDAVLRRWNIVVVGGTSSGKTTFVNAVIDAVSTLTPSHRLIIIEDTAELQSKSPNAVFFRTSVIADVDMRKLAKVSMRYAPKRILIGEVRDAAALELLKLWNTGHPGGIGTFHADSAEEALPRLEELVEEAGLGPKQKLIGRAVDMVVFMEKTPDNRRQISNILRVDGFDPKTETYKTEYLYKVEQSA from the coding sequence TTGATGCTCCGGGCTTGTGACGATCCACGGCTGCTGGCCGGGCTGCGCCATTCCTGCGGCCCTGTCTTCATGGACGCGCTGGAAAACCCGGAAGTCATAGAAATCATGCTCAATCCTGACGGTACGCTGTGGATTGAAAAGTACGGGCAAGACCATGAATGCGTCAGTACCATTGAGCCAGCCAAGGGCAGATTGATACTTTCCCAGGTGGCAAGCGGCCTGAATCTGACGGTCAATGAACGTAGCCCCATAGTGGAAGGCGAATTTCCGCTGGATGGTTCACGATTTGAAGGGACGTTCCCGCCGATTGTCGGCCCCGGCCCTTCGTTCTCGCTCCGTAAAAAAGCCAGCCGGGTATTTACCCTCCAAGAATACTTGGCTTCTGGCTCCATCACGGCGCGAGTAATTGATATTATCCATGACGCTGTACTGCGGCGCTGGAATATCGTGGTCGTGGGGGGAACCTCCAGCGGAAAAACTACCTTTGTTAATGCGGTCATTGACGCGGTTTCCACGCTCACGCCGTCACACCGCCTGATTATCATAGAGGATACGGCGGAACTCCAATCGAAAAGCCCCAACGCCGTGTTTTTCCGTACATCGGTCATTGCCGACGTTGATATGCGGAAGCTGGCGAAGGTCAGTATGCGCTACGCCCCGAAACGCATTCTAATAGGCGAAGTGCGGGATGCCGCCGCCCTGGAACTCCTGAAACTGTGGAACACGGGGCATCCGGGCGGGATAGGCACATTTCACGCAGACAGCGCGGAAGAAGCCTTACCCCGCCTGGAAGAATTGGTAGAGGAAGCTGGCCTTGGCCCCAAACAGAAATTGATAGGCCGGGCGGTTGATATGGTGGTCTTCATGGAAAAGACCCCGGACAATCGGCGGCAAATATCAAATATTTTGCGCGTGGACGGCTTTGACCCGAAAACGGAAACCTACAAAACGGAGTATCTCTACAAGGTGGAACAAAGCGCATGA
- a CDS encoding TrbC/VIRB2 family protein yields the protein MRGTNLLPTRKVPFSSFAVFGFLALCLCFPDIAAASGGITEFSSPLERVVNTITGPAGKWISIVAMALCGVIFIMNKDDISGGFKLLLSVVFGISFIAFAASIVNSVFSFSGAVI from the coding sequence ATGCGCGGAACCAATCTTCTTCCCACTCGTAAAGTCCCTTTCTCTTCCTTTGCCGTTTTCGGCTTTCTGGCTCTCTGCCTTTGCTTTCCCGACATAGCCGCCGCATCGGGCGGCATCACGGAATTTTCCAGCCCCCTGGAACGGGTGGTGAACACCATCACTGGCCCTGCGGGTAAATGGATTTCCATTGTCGCTATGGCGCTCTGCGGTGTCATTTTTATTATGAACAAAGATGACATTTCCGGGGGCTTCAAGCTGCTGCTCTCGGTAGTCTTCGGCATCAGCTTCATTGCCTTTGCCGCATCCATCGTCAACAGCGTGTTTTCCTTCTCCGGGGCGGTTATATGA
- the trbD gene encoding Conjugal transfer protein TrbD yields the protein MSRPLPIHQSLHRHAHILGAERELVMTSALIALLVGVGGLTAVSVTSAVGFWIAAVFALRRMAKADPIMSRVWLRHIKQQEFYPAKASRWRPVGGFKC from the coding sequence ATGAGCCGTCCGCTCCCCATTCATCAATCTTTGCACCGCCATGCCCATATCCTCGGCGCGGAAAGGGAGTTGGTTATGACCAGCGCCCTTATCGCGCTGCTGGTGGGCGTGGGCGGTCTGACGGCTGTTTCCGTCACGTCCGCAGTCGGCTTCTGGATTGCGGCGGTGTTCGCGCTCCGGCGCATGGCAAAGGCTGATCCGATTATGAGCCGGGTCTGGCTGCGGCATATCAAGCAACAGGAGTTTTACCCGGCCAAGGCAAGCCGCTGGCGGCCTGTAGGGGGTTTCAAATGCTGA